The Nostoc sp. PCC 7524 nucleotide sequence ATTGGGCAGAAGTTCCAGCACTTCCCGGTTGTATTACTGAGGGAGACACAATAGAAGAAGTGATGGCTAATTTAAAGGATGCTATTGAAGGTTGGCTGGATGTTGCCAATAGCTTTAATGCAATTGAATCAACAGATCAGGTTGTCGAAATTGCTGTATGAAATCTATTTCTGGTAAGCAACTTTGTCAGATTGTAGAGCAGAAAGGTTGGGTTTTGCGAAGAATTACAGGCAGTCATCATATCTACGAAAACCCTGACCTAGACGAAATCCTCTCAATTCCTGTTCATCGCAATCAAGATTTAAAAATCGGAACGTTGAAAGCTTTGATGAAAATAGCCCAACTATCTGAGGAAGATTTACTCTAATATCCTCAACTTTGATTATAATTCAGTGCGATCGCACTAATGATATAGGGTGAAAATAGAGAGAAAGGATTAGTCAAGGTAACTTAAGATAGCTATGACTGAGCTACTGGAATACGCAATATCCCGATTACAAACTTTACCTGCTGACGAACAAAATGCGATCGCTGCAATGATTCTGGAAGAACTAGAAGATGAACACCGTTGGGATGAAGCTTTTGCCCGTTCCCCAGACTTACTTGCCAAACTTGCAGGCGATGCTATGGCTGAATTCCGTGCAGGAAAAACTAAACAGTTAGATCCAGATAAATTGTGAATTCACGTATAACTGCTTAGTTTCGGCAAGCATTTGCTGATTTACCTGAGCAAATTCAAGAGCAAACCCGTGAAGCATACCGCCTCTTCAAACAAGATCCCAACTATCCCAGCTTGCGCTTCAAAAAAGTACATCCAGAACTACCAATTTATTCGGCACGGATTAGTAAAAGTTACCGCGCAGTTGGACAGTTAGAGGGAGATACAATGATTTGGTTTTGGGTAGGTTCGCACGCAGAGTATGACAGACTGCTCTCTCTGTTTTAGTGATGCAGGGCGATCATCGCCTTGACCCCATTTCGCTTTCATACCAGCAACCCCAATACTCATTGCCAGAACTGAAGGAAAAAAATTGTAAACTTTCTGTGAGCGATCGCCTGCACTAAAGTTGGGAGAAAACATCTATGGTTGTTAGCAATATTCTCAAAACCTAACTTAACAGGTATATGAAAATTAGAGCTTAGTTACAAAGTCGATTAACAATTACTTACGTTCCCAGGACTTGATTACAGGATTAGTAGTATTTAGCAGTTGTTCTAAGCTTTTGTATGCCTCTGGTTTTTGGCGAACATAAGTATCGATAAACAAACCGATGATTTCTGCCATCAGCAAACGGATGTTTTCTGGGGATTGGGTAGCGGGGAAATCGAGAAAAGGTCTACCTGTAGTAGAATCAAAGCCATCAACCATTGAGAAGTGATTAGCTCCTTCAAGCAGTACCAGATATTTATCGTTGCGTTCTCCAGCGATCGCTTCTCGAAATGTACGTATGATGGGGGTTGTAGCATCTCCGGGATTTATACCATAGCGATCGCTACTATTGGCAATTACCCCATCACAGGTTCCGCCCATCAGTAACATCGGTAATGAGTCTGGCAAAGGTAAAATAGTACCCGCTTCGTATCCTGACATCACTGTTCCAGCACTATGTGCGCCGTAGGCAAAAGATGCTGTCACTTGAGAGAAAAAATTGGGGTTAGCATTTTCGATCGCTACTCTACCACCTGCCGAGTGTCCACCTAAAATGATCCGTTGCAGATCCAGCATTCCTGCCAGAATTCCCTGTTGCTGTAAGAATTCCAGTTTAGCTAGTAATGTCGATAAAGCTGAAGCGGTAGGTGCAGTACCGTAGATTTTGGGATGCCACTTAGAAATATCCACACCTGGGGTAAGAGCAGTAATCCCTGGTAGGTTTTGTGCAATCCAGTTAAACAGAACTACCACCAAACCACGTTCAGCCAGTTTAACTGCTAACCATTGATATAGTTGTGCATCACAGTTAACGCCATTAAAGAAAATCACTACGGGAAAGGGAGCCAGTTCTGGATTCACGGGTACAACTCCCTGATCCTTTTCTAGATGTGTCCCTGACATCTTTGCCGGATAGAAAATTTTCAGGTGAATTACATCATAAGGAGATTGGGCATTTTCAACACTAACAGCCTCAAAAAATGCACGAACTGTCATCTACAGGTTCCTATTAAGACTTCAAGAAAATATTAGTATTTTTTCCTGATGTAAATCACACCATATTCAATATATATGGACAATACTGTTAGTTGTTTGATTGAAAATCAATACGGCATAAAATTCATCAATATGCTTATATCTAAAGGAAGATATTGATTAAGAATAATATATTTCTATAGTTAAAAATAAAACACTCTCAAAGTATGAGGCGTTTATTTATTTATTGAGAGAAAAATAAAGTTAGATTATTTATATATTTTTAAATATTGCAGTGCTGTTATGTTCTCCATTGGAGATTATGTATTTAATCAACACACTGGGCATTTAGGAAAAGTTGTTGGTTATGGCAACTACCTCATCAATAATGTACAGACAGTAACGTTAAAAGTCCTTGTAGCCGAAAGTGCGAATTCGCAAAA carries:
- a CDS encoding type II toxin-antitoxin system HicB family antitoxin, with amino-acid sequence MKIRAIIHPAEEGGYWAEVPALPGCITEGDTIEEVMANLKDAIEGWLDVANSFNAIESTDQVVEIAV
- a CDS encoding type II toxin-antitoxin system HicA family toxin encodes the protein MKSISGKQLCQIVEQKGWVLRRITGSHHIYENPDLDEILSIPVHRNQDLKIGTLKALMKIAQLSEEDLL
- a CDS encoding ParE family toxin-like protein, with the translated sequence MQEQTREAYRLFKQDPNYPSLRFKKVHPELPIYSARISKSYRAVGQLEGDTMIWFWVGSHAEYDRLLSLF
- a CDS encoding alpha/beta hydrolase family protein, encoding MTVRAFFEAVSVENAQSPYDVIHLKIFYPAKMSGTHLEKDQGVVPVNPELAPFPVVIFFNGVNCDAQLYQWLAVKLAERGLVVVLFNWIAQNLPGITALTPGVDISKWHPKIYGTAPTASALSTLLAKLEFLQQQGILAGMLDLQRIILGGHSAGGRVAIENANPNFFSQVTASFAYGAHSAGTVMSGYEAGTILPLPDSLPMLLMGGTCDGVIANSSDRYGINPGDATTPIIRTFREAIAGERNDKYLVLLEGANHFSMVDGFDSTTGRPFLDFPATQSPENIRLLMAEIIGLFIDTYVRQKPEAYKSLEQLLNTTNPVIKSWERK